The sequence below is a genomic window from Clostridium putrefaciens.
ATCATTACCACAAATAGTGAGAAGGATATAATCATGTTCTTCATAAAATGTAATCACCTTTCTTTCATTAGTTGATAAAAGAACTCTCCTTTTGAATCCATTAATGCAATAAAAACTTCTTTTTCTGAGTTAATGTTGTTTTTAGTTAGAATATCTTTTATCCACTTTTTATCCTTTTTGTAATAGTCAAGGCCATCTTCTTTTATTTCACCATTACAAATTAAGAGTACAGGTAGACTTATTTGCTCCTCCTTTATATTTAAGTCTTTTCTCTTTACGTTATTATATTGATATTTGTTTATAACGGACATTTGACCATCAGTTTCAATTAAAGCATAGGCTATCTCACTTATGTCCAATTCACCTTTTATTCTCAATTCTTCCAAAAGATCATTTATACTTAGTCTTTGATTTTTTAATTCATCTATGTTTACTTTACCATTTTTTATAAGTATACTTGGTCTTCCATCGATTAAGCTTCTAAATTTATCGCTTTTAAGTTGTATTTCTGAAAGTACTAC
It includes:
- a CDS encoding DUF421 domain-containing protein; this encodes MFIVFFRTIILYVFVVITMRLMGKRQIGELQPFELVITIMVSELAALPMQNAGIPIIHGIIPIITLLILQVVLSEIQLKSDKFRSLIDGRPSILIKNGKVNIDELKNQRLSINDLLEELRIKGELDISEIAYALIETDGQMSVINKYQYNNVKRKDLNIKEEQISLPVLLICNGEIKEDGLDYYKKDKKWIKDILTKNNINSEKEVFIALMDSKGEFFYQLMKER